The following proteins come from a genomic window of Leptospira andrefontaineae:
- the ychF gene encoding redox-regulated ATPase YchF: MSLNCGIVGLPNVGKSTIFNALTKAGAEMQNYPFCTIEPNKGIVEVPDARLDRLVELYKPQKKVPAIMEFVDIAGLVKGASQGEGLGNKFLSHIREVDAICHVVRAFEDENITHVHGKINPVEDAQVVTMELIFADLESVEKQHQKVAKNAKAGNKEAQETVQVLEKILNVLKEGKPARLADIKPEEQKLVKTFNLITSKPVLYVANITDKAAIAKENALVDAVKKMAESEGAEVVTLCGKFEEEISGLSKEEQLEFLSEIGEKSSGLDRMIQAAYKLLGLVTFFTAGEVEARAWTTGVGSTGPIAASVIHSDFEKGYVRAEVMKFEDLDRTGSPNKVKEEGRLRIEGKEYIVQDGDVIFFRVNA, translated from the coding sequence ATGAGCTTGAATTGCGGGATCGTAGGACTTCCAAACGTAGGAAAATCAACCATATTTAACGCATTGACCAAGGCCGGTGCTGAAATGCAAAACTATCCGTTTTGTACAATCGAACCGAATAAGGGTATCGTAGAAGTTCCGGACGCAAGGCTGGACAGGCTCGTAGAACTTTATAAACCGCAGAAGAAAGTCCCAGCTATCATGGAATTCGTGGATATTGCCGGACTCGTAAAAGGTGCAAGCCAAGGGGAAGGCCTTGGAAATAAATTTCTTTCTCATATCAGAGAAGTGGATGCGATTTGCCATGTGGTCCGTGCATTCGAAGATGAGAATATTACTCATGTTCATGGGAAAATTAATCCAGTCGAAGACGCGCAAGTCGTCACAATGGAGCTTATCTTTGCGGATCTGGAATCCGTAGAAAAACAGCACCAGAAAGTTGCGAAAAATGCAAAGGCTGGAAATAAGGAAGCCCAGGAAACCGTTCAAGTTTTAGAGAAAATCCTAAATGTTCTTAAAGAAGGAAAACCGGCAAGGCTTGCAGATATCAAACCGGAAGAACAAAAACTGGTAAAAACATTCAATCTGATCACGTCCAAACCGGTACTTTACGTTGCAAATATCACAGATAAAGCAGCGATTGCGAAAGAAAACGCACTTGTAGATGCCGTTAAAAAAATGGCAGAGAGCGAAGGAGCGGAAGTTGTCACTCTTTGTGGGAAATTCGAAGAGGAAATTTCCGGCTTAAGTAAAGAAGAACAGTTAGAATTTCTAAGTGAGATCGGAGAGAAAAGTAGTGGTCTCGATAGAATGATCCAAGCTGCTTATAAACTTCTGGGACTTGTTACTTTTTTTACAGCTGGGGAAGTAGAGGCAAGAGCCTGGACCACTGGTGTAGGAAGCACCGGCCCGATTGCTGCGTCAGTAATCCATTCCGATTTTGAAAAAGGTTATGTCCGTGCAGAAGTAATGAAGTTCGAAGACTTGGATAGAACAGGTAGCCCAAACAAAGTAAAAGAAG
- a CDS encoding LIC11612 family fibronectin-binding protein yields MNFFPKFEIKKLGALIFLAGLVLFGPSLQTQSSSSERKDSPIGLVVYCPVQSEKETPFDFERTLGLWYKRYKQQKIQEGGGAILLVSAPYLPKTSDEIERLKKSLGAEIIFTGHHSVIPKTETVQTSNKKIKKKKVIKRKKKSTTAVETKTTPEQPEKLTPKPDDSKPTETDPKQEVKSPVSKKKISSKKKLKKKAPKLAAKKQPVIPPGILTVKEEAGMNFVFYSPSIESLQEDEKKQSTWIGDFKAQFSKTFESQIFHFLLAQDPSEKPKEDMNPIAEGLSNFKKELSDTLPSIVLLSSPRALRFFNGEYSFGCGATPGSLKINVLDLFFRNGRLIRINEEVQTLNSQESNKSWILE; encoded by the coding sequence ATGAATTTTTTTCCAAAATTCGAGATCAAAAAACTAGGCGCTCTGATTTTTTTAGCCGGCCTAGTTCTTTTTGGACCTTCTCTTCAAACCCAATCTTCCTCCTCGGAACGAAAAGATTCTCCTATCGGACTCGTGGTTTATTGTCCTGTACAATCAGAGAAGGAAACTCCATTTGATTTCGAAAGAACCTTGGGCCTATGGTACAAAAGATATAAACAACAAAAGATCCAAGAAGGAGGAGGGGCTATCCTACTTGTATCCGCTCCCTATTTGCCTAAAACTTCAGACGAAATTGAAAGACTGAAAAAAAGTTTGGGTGCCGAGATCATATTCACTGGTCATCATTCCGTTATTCCTAAAACGGAAACTGTCCAGACTTCTAATAAAAAAATAAAAAAGAAGAAGGTTATAAAACGTAAAAAGAAATCTACCACAGCCGTAGAAACTAAAACGACTCCGGAACAACCTGAAAAATTAACTCCAAAACCGGATGATTCCAAACCAACAGAAACTGATCCTAAACAAGAAGTGAAGTCTCCGGTTTCTAAAAAGAAAATTTCTTCCAAGAAAAAATTAAAGAAGAAGGCACCAAAACTTGCCGCCAAAAAGCAACCAGTGATCCCTCCCGGAATTCTAACAGTGAAAGAAGAAGCTGGAATGAATTTCGTATTCTATTCTCCTTCTATAGAATCATTACAAGAAGATGAAAAAAAACAATCTACATGGATTGGCGACTTCAAGGCACAGTTTTCTAAAACATTCGAATCTCAGATATTCCACTTTTTGCTCGCGCAAGATCCGAGTGAAAAACCAAAAGAAGATATGAATCCGATCGCAGAAGGATTGTCTAATTTCAAAAAAGAACTTTCTGATACTTTACCTTCTATTGTTCTACTATCTTCTCCGCGGGCTTTGCGTTTCTTTAATGGAGAATATAGCTTTGGCTGTGGAGCAACCCCGGGTTCCTTAAAGATCAACGTTTTAGACTTATTTTTTAGGAATGGAAGACTGATCAGGATCAACGAAGAAGTCCAAACCTTAAATTCTCAAGAATCAAACAAGTCTTGGATCTTAGAATAA